In Thiomonas arsenitoxydans, the genomic stretch CGCGCGGCGCTGGAATGGGCGGCATGGCGGGGATGCCGGGCATGGGAGGCATGGCGGGCATGGACATGGGGCAGTCACGGCCGACGGCTGCTGCGCCAGGAGTCGGCGTGTTCAGCCGCGCCTTGCTCATTCCCCCGGAGCTTCATGGCCAGCCGCGCGACGGCGTGCTGCATTACGCCCTGCGTATGGCGCCGGGGCGCAGCATACTGGTGGATGGTCTGCAGACTGCTACCTGGGGCTACAACGGTGCGGTGCTCGGCCCCACGCTGCGCGTGCCGCGCGGCAAAGCCGTGCAAATCGATCTGAACAACGCGCTGGATCAGTCCACCACCCTCCATTGGCATGGCGCGCATGTGCCGGGCGAGATGGATGGCGGGCCGCAAAGTCTCATCGCGCCCGGCGGGCAACGCCGCGTGCACTTCACCCTGCAGCAGCCCGCGGGCTCGCTCTGGTATCACCCCCATCCTGACACCCGTACCGGGCCGCATGTCTATGCGGGCCTGGGCGGCCTGTTTCTGGTGGATGATCCTGCCGACCAACACCTAGGTTTGCCGCAGCAATACGGCGTGGACGATATTCCCCTCATCTTGCAGGACCGCCGTCTCGCTGCCGATGGCCGACTGCTTTACATGACCCGCATGATGGATCGCATGGGCATGAAGGGCGATCGCTTTCTGGTCAACGGTCGCGAGCAGCCGTACTGGAACGCGCCGGCGCAGTGGGTGCGGCTGCGCCTGCTCAATGCGGCCAATGCCCGGGTGTTCAATCTGGCGTTTGCCGATGGCCGCGTGTTTCATGTCGTCGCCACCGATGCCGGTTTGTTGCCGCGCCCGGTGCCGGTGCACAGCTTGTTGCTGGCGCCGAGCGAGCGCGCGGAAATCCTGGTGGACCTACGCGGCGATCAGGGCAAGCGCTTGGTATTGCGCAGCGATTCCGGCGCCGTGGTGCCGGATCTGAGCGCCATGCCGATGGATGCCGATTCCTTCGATCACCAAGGCTTCGAGCTGTTGGAGTTCAGAGTCGGCCCGCCTGCGGGAACCCCAGCACGGCTTCCTGCCCGCATGGTGGATCTGCCCGTGTTGCGTGCCGACGCGCCAGTGCGCAGTTTCACCTTGCAGGGCATGTCGGGCAACATGATGGGCGGAATGGGCGGTATGGAGGGTATGGGGAGCATGCGCAGCGGCTCGCAGGCGATGGATGCGAGCGAAGTCGGTCCTGGCGGCATGAGCCTGGGGGTGGGAGGGCAGAAGCTGTTTTCAATCAACCACCACCACATGGACATGGCCCGCATCGACCAGCGGCTGCGCCTGGGTTCCACCGAGATTTGGGAAGTCGCCAATCAGGGCCATATGGCGCATCCCTTCCACTATCACAGCACCTCGTTCCAGATTTTGAGCCGCAACGGCAGCCCGCCGCCCGCGCACGAAGCCGGGTGGAAAGACACTGTGCTGGTGCGGCGGGGCGAAACCGTGCGGCTCATCGCCCACTTCAATCAACCGGCGGGTGATGCCCATCCCTTCATGTTCCATTGCCACATTCTGGAGCATGAAGACAACGGCATGATGGGCCAGTTCACCGTGACCTGATCTCAGCCGCCAAAGTAACCCGGCAGAATTTTCTCGTGCGTCGTCGGCGGGTTATCGGCCAGCAGGCGTTTGTCGGTGGTGACGATGATCAGCCCGGCCATCGGGTCGCCGAAACCGTGCACGGTGGGGCGTTTTTTCGGCACGGTGCGGCCACCCGGCTCCTTCATCAGTTCGGCGTGCACCGAGCAGTAATAGAACTGCAACCCCGGATGCTTGAACGCAATCGCGTAGGTGCTCACCGGGTGTCCTGGGCCGGGCGTGCCTTGCACGGCGCCATCGAAGCGGGTGCTGGTTTTGCCCGTCAGCGGGTTGTAGCCGATGATGGTGTGCGCGCCGTTCATGTGTACATAGACCGGCGTTGCCTGGGGCGTTGCGGCCGTGGCGGCGAAGCTACCGGGCGCCAGTAGCAGAGCGCCGGCTGACAGCAGCGCGCTTGCCGCGGCATTGCGCGCCCGAGCGCGCAGGGGGTTGGACGTGTGCAAGTTGATCTCCTTGGCGATGGCGGGTTGTGCAACAACCGGCGGCGACCACCGCTTCGTGCCGGTTGCAAACGAGGGATGAGTGTGAGCGGTAAGAGTCTTCATTCGGGCGCCCGGTTCCGGGGATGGGCCACGCCAAAGCGCAGCGCCAGCGAGGGCAGCACGAACAGGTTGTAGAGCAAGCTGGTGAGCAGTCCGCCGAGCAGCGCCACCGCCATCGGCCCTTCGATTTCGCGCCCCGGCGCATGCAGGCCTAGCGCCAGCGGCAGCACACCCAGTGCCGTGACCAGGCTGGTCATCACGATGGCGGCCAAGCGGTCGGCCACGGCGCGCTGCAGGGTATCGGTGTTCCAGTCCAGGCCCTGCTCGCGCTGCAATTGCGCGGCATGGGCAAAGATGAGAATGGCATTGCGCAGGCTGATGCCCATTAGCGCGAGCAGGGCGATCACCGCGCCCAGCGAGAGCACGCCGCCCACTAGCCAGGCGGCGAACACGCCGCCCGCCCAAGCGGTGGGAACCGAGAGCAGCACCAGCAGGACCTGCCGCGTCGTGGTGGAAGCGGCCTGCAGCGGCGTGGCCGCATGCCCCTCCCGCGCATGAGGTCTGCGTCCCAAGGCGATCGACAGCAGCAGGATCAAGCCGGCCAGCACCCCGAGCACGTCCACACCCAGCCGCTGCAGCGTGGCGCTGCGCTGCGCCGCCTCGCCCTCGAATTGCAGGGTGACTCCTGGCGGCAGTTGCACCTGCCGGGCAATGGCCGCGTGGGCTCGCTGCACAAAGCCGGTGAGATTGGTCGATGTGGTGGAGGCCAGCACGGTCTGCTCTCGCTGCCCGCCCAGATGGCGGATGTCCGACGGGCCGCTGGCGGCGCTGATGCGCGCCAGTTGCGACAGCGGCACGAAGCCCAGCGTCGGCGTGTGAATCAGCAGATCGCCCAGTGCCTGCGGATTGCTACGGGCGCAGCGGTCCAGCACCACGCGCACCGGCACCGGAACCGCGCCGTGGAACACCGTGCCGGCGATGCGGCCAGCAAACGCGGTTTGGATGGTCTGCAGCACTGGCAGCGGCTGCAGCCCCCAGCGACGCAGCGCCTGCGCATCCAGGCTGATGTCGAGTTGCGGCACTCCGGGCGGCGCCTGCAACTGCACGCCGGTGGCCGTGGGCAGGCGGCTCAGCACGGTGGCCACTCGGGCGGCCACGGCATCGAGGGTGTGCAGATGATTGCCCAGCACGTGCACCACCAGCGGCGCACCCGCGCCGCTGGCCACGGTGTTGTCCATGCGCTCGGTGAGAAAGCTGTTGACGCGAAAGCTGGCTCCGGCAAAACCGCCGAGCACGCGCTCGATGGCGGCCAGCGCCTGCGCCGAATCTGCCCCTGGTTTGAGATTCACGTCGAGCGAACTGCTTTGCGTGCCGGAGGCGTCGGGCGAGAGCGTGGCGCGGCCGGTGTGCTGCGCCACCAAACGGACTTGGGGCAAGCGTTCGAGCGCCTGGGTCACGCGCGCACCTTCGTCCAGCGAAGCCTGGATGGAGGCGCCCGGCGCCAGCCGCATGTGCACGATGTATTGCCCTTCCTGCAGCGGCGGCAGAAAGCTGCCGCCCATGCCTCCCGTCAGCAGCGCCGCACCGCCAACGAGCAGAACGGTCATGAGTGCCGCGGGCAGCCAGTGCGGCAGCAGACGGTGGAGCAGGGCGCCATAGCCACGTTGGGCGACGCGTACCGGGGCACGAGTATGAAGCCGGTGATCGCGCCCGGCCAACAGCAACGCGGCCAGCGCTGGCGTGACCGTGAGCGCAACCGCAAGCGAGGCCAGCACCGACAGCGCATAAGCCTGCGCCAGCGGCGCGAACAAGCGGCCCGACAGCCCCGGCAGCAACAAGATCGGCACGATGACCAGCAGCACCGCTGCGGTGGCGTAAA encodes the following:
- a CDS encoding efflux RND transporter permease subunit, giving the protein MARTSGWQAALIALSIRRRGVVLALAVLLAALAVNVARTASTDVFPEFAAKMVKVQTEATGLSPEQVELLVTNPLEAASSGLLGVKQVASKSLPGISILKLYFEADTQLQEDRWRVAQHLASVHLPAGVGPPRLIPLTSSTGTVLMAGLTSHRKSLMDLQSIAQWDIRPQLMAVPGVANVLVFSQQVRALQVRVDPQALQRFHLDLQQVQAATQHATGLLGAGFMPTPQQRVLLVSHGAADTPQALAATVLRATPDGAITLGDVAQVGYASLPAIGGASISGQPAVILKIQESYGANTLAVTRGVQAVLQRHRAALAAQGIALHAKLFRPADFITIAMRNVRDSLVLGALLVVLVIALTLLDWRAALISSLAIPLSLLAAVTVLVWMGVTLNVMTLGGLAIAIGVVVDDAVIDVENILRRLRANAVAALPQPPLRVVLAACLEVRGAVVYATAAVLLVIVPILLLPGLSGRLFAPLAQAYALSVLASLAVALTVTPALAALLLAGRDHRLHTRAPVRVAQRGYGALLHRLLPHWLPAALMTVLLVGGAALLTGGMGGSFLPPLQEGQYIVHMRLAPGASIQASLDEGARVTQALERLPQVRLVAQHTGRATLSPDASGTQSSSLDVNLKPGADSAQALAAIERVLGGFAGASFRVNSFLTERMDNTVASGAGAPLVVHVLGNHLHTLDAVAARVATVLSRLPTATGVQLQAPPGVPQLDISLDAQALRRWGLQPLPVLQTIQTAFAGRIAGTVFHGAVPVPVRVVLDRCARSNPQALGDLLIHTPTLGFVPLSQLARISAASGPSDIRHLGGQREQTVLASTTSTNLTGFVQRAHAAIARQVQLPPGVTLQFEGEAAQRSATLQRLGVDVLGVLAGLILLLSIALGRRPHAREGHAATPLQAASTTTRQVLLVLLSVPTAWAGGVFAAWLVGGVLSLGAVIALLALMGISLRNAILIFAHAAQLQREQGLDWNTDTLQRAVADRLAAIVMTSLVTALGVLPLALGLHAPGREIEGPMAVALLGGLLTSLLYNLFVLPSLALRFGVAHPRNRAPE
- a CDS encoding multicopper oxidase family protein, giving the protein MKSPAERQTVASAEDAPLNLPRRKALLALGALGFAVAGQARGAGMGGMAGMPGMGGMAGMDMGQSRPTAAAPGVGVFSRALLIPPELHGQPRDGVLHYALRMAPGRSILVDGLQTATWGYNGAVLGPTLRVPRGKAVQIDLNNALDQSTTLHWHGAHVPGEMDGGPQSLIAPGGQRRVHFTLQQPAGSLWYHPHPDTRTGPHVYAGLGGLFLVDDPADQHLGLPQQYGVDDIPLILQDRRLAADGRLLYMTRMMDRMGMKGDRFLVNGREQPYWNAPAQWVRLRLLNAANARVFNLAFADGRVFHVVATDAGLLPRPVPVHSLLLAPSERAEILVDLRGDQGKRLVLRSDSGAVVPDLSAMPMDADSFDHQGFELLEFRVGPPAGTPARLPARMVDLPVLRADAPVRSFTLQGMSGNMMGGMGGMEGMGSMRSGSQAMDASEVGPGGMSLGVGGQKLFSINHHHMDMARIDQRLRLGSTEIWEVANQGHMAHPFHYHSTSFQILSRNGSPPPAHEAGWKDTVLVRRGETVRLIAHFNQPAGDAHPFMFHCHILEHEDNGMMGQFTVT